In a genomic window of Sutcliffiella sp. FSL R7-0096:
- the zwf gene encoding glucose-6-phosphate dehydrogenase, producing the protein MNKKENPTSLIVIFGATGDLAKRKLYPSIYRLYKNGSISKNFAVVGVARRPLSNEEFRSNVSASVTEVANNDGNVEEFSSHFYYHPFDVTSSESYQQLKGLLGDLDSDYATNGNRIFYLAMAPEFFGTIATNLKSEGLTETDGWKRLVIEKPFGHNLPSAKDLNEEIRQAFDESEIYRIDHYLGKEMVQNIEVIRFANALFEPLWNNRYISNIQITSSEVLGVEDRGRYYESSGALRDMVQNHMLQMVALLAMEPPIKLNPEEIRSEKVKVLRAMRKIGPDDVEDYFVRGQYGAGILDGNQVQGYRDENSVDTNSNTETYVAGKLLIDNFRWAGVPIYIRTGKRMSEKSTKVVVQFKDIPMNLYYNRGEKVDPNLLVINIQPEEGITLHLNAKKSGKDITTTPIRLDYTNNCIDGINTPEAYERLIYDAMRGDMTNFTHWDEVALSWSFIDEISRAWENTRAFDFPNYESGSMGPKQADELLYKDGFHWWPM; encoded by the coding sequence GTGAATAAAAAAGAAAATCCGACTTCCTTGATTGTCATTTTTGGTGCAACAGGGGATCTAGCGAAACGCAAGCTGTACCCTTCCATCTATCGTCTCTATAAAAACGGAAGCATCTCCAAAAATTTTGCTGTGGTCGGCGTGGCAAGACGCCCGCTATCCAATGAGGAGTTCCGTTCGAACGTGTCCGCTTCTGTGACCGAAGTGGCTAATAATGACGGGAATGTCGAGGAATTCAGTTCCCATTTCTATTATCATCCTTTTGATGTAACAAGCAGCGAGTCCTACCAGCAGTTGAAGGGCCTATTGGGTGATCTGGATTCCGACTATGCCACAAATGGAAACCGCATCTTCTATCTTGCGATGGCACCTGAGTTCTTCGGCACCATTGCTACCAATTTGAAGTCAGAAGGATTGACCGAAACAGATGGCTGGAAGCGTCTTGTTATCGAAAAGCCTTTTGGGCATAACCTTCCTTCTGCAAAAGATTTGAATGAAGAGATCCGTCAAGCATTCGACGAGTCGGAAATCTACCGTATCGACCATTATCTCGGAAAAGAGATGGTGCAGAATATTGAGGTAATCCGTTTTGCCAATGCCTTATTTGAACCGCTTTGGAACAACCGTTATATTTCCAACATCCAAATCACGTCAAGTGAAGTGTTGGGTGTGGAAGACCGCGGGCGTTATTACGAAAGCTCGGGTGCATTAAGGGATATGGTACAGAACCATATGCTTCAAATGGTCGCGCTGCTTGCGATGGAGCCACCAATCAAGCTGAATCCAGAAGAGATCCGCAGCGAAAAAGTCAAGGTGCTTCGTGCGATGCGCAAAATTGGTCCCGATGATGTGGAGGATTATTTTGTTCGCGGCCAATATGGTGCTGGAATTTTGGACGGCAACCAGGTACAAGGCTACCGTGACGAGAACTCTGTCGATACCAACTCCAACACGGAGACGTATGTGGCAGGAAAGCTTTTGATCGATAACTTCCGTTGGGCAGGCGTTCCGATATATATCCGTACCGGAAAAAGAATGAGCGAGAAGTCCACGAAAGTGGTCGTGCAGTTCAAAGATATCCCAATGAACCTATACTACAACCGCGGGGAAAAGGTCGACCCTAACCTTCTTGTCATCAACATCCAACCAGAAGAAGGCATCACTTTGCATTTAAACGCAAAAAAATCGGGTAAGGATATTACAACGACCCCAATCAGACTTGACTATACAAACAATTGTATCGATGGCATCAACACACCAGAAGCTTACGAGCGCCTGATTTATGATGCCATGCGCGGTGACATGACGAATTTTACGCACTGGGACGAAGTGGCCCTGTCTTGGAGCTTCATTGACGAGATTTCAAGGGCATGGGAAAACACCAGAGCATTTGACTTCCCGAACTATGAGTCAGGTTCCATGGGGCCAAAACAGGCGGATGAACTGCTTTACAAGGACGGCTTCCATTGGTGGCCAATGTAA
- a CDS encoding cyclase family protein, whose product MKVYDVSSPIYTGMPVYKNKPEKQPKQTTNTNGYVTETRLELDVHTGTHVDAPLHMVVDGETIETLPLDKLVGPCKVFDLTAVEDRITVKDIKGLDIQKDDFLLFKTKNSFDEEFNFDFVFVAEDAAKYLAEIGVSGVGVDALGIERSQEGHPTHKTLFANNVIIIEGLRLKDITEGEYIMCAAPLKLSGVDASPARIVLMDMK is encoded by the coding sequence ATGAAAGTTTATGACGTATCTTCCCCGATTTATACGGGTATGCCAGTTTATAAAAATAAGCCAGAAAAGCAGCCGAAACAAACGACCAACACAAACGGATATGTAACGGAAACCCGCTTGGAGTTGGATGTTCACACCGGTACCCATGTGGATGCACCTCTTCATATGGTGGTGGATGGCGAAACCATCGAGACACTGCCATTGGACAAGCTAGTCGGGCCATGCAAAGTGTTCGACCTGACTGCTGTCGAGGACCGCATTACAGTGAAAGATATTAAAGGCCTTGATATTCAAAAGGACGACTTCCTGTTATTCAAAACGAAAAACTCTTTTGATGAAGAGTTCAACTTTGACTTTGTGTTCGTGGCGGAAGACGCTGCGAAATACTTGGCTGAAATCGGCGTGAGCGGCGTTGGTGTGGATGCACTTGGCATCGAGCGCAGCCAGGAAGGCCACCCCACACACAAAACGCTTTTCGCAAACAACGTGATCATCATTGAAGGCCTGCGCCTGAAAGATATCACAGAAGGCGAGTACATCATGTGTGCGGCACCATTGAAGCTGAGCGGCGTGGATGCTTCTCCTGCACGCATTGTTTTGATGGATATGAAGTGA
- the gndA gene encoding NADP-dependent phosphogluconate dehydrogenase, with amino-acid sequence MAKQQIGVIGLAVMGKNLAMNIESRGYSVSVFNRSPEKTEEFLQETEGRNFKGTYSIEEFVQSLESPRKILLMVKAGGPTDATIDSLKPYLDKGDILIDGGNTLYTDTIRRNKELGELGLNFIGTGVSGGEEGALKGPSIMPGGQKEAYELVEDILKSISAKVEGDACCTYIGPDGAGHYVKMVHNGIEYGDMQLISEAYYLLKNVLGLSAQELHEVFAEWNKGELDSYLIEITADIFTKVDDETGKPLVDVILDTAGQKGTGKWTSKSALDLGVPLPIITESVFARFISAMKEERVKASGILRGPEAVGFTGDKKAFIESVRKALYMSKICSYAQGFAQLRAASEEYGWDLKYGEIAMIFRGGCIIRAQFLQKIKEAYDREAGLANLLLDPYFKEIVESYQGGLREILGVAIQHGVPVPSFSSALAYYDSYRSETLPANLIQAQRDYFGAHTYQRVDKEGIFHTEWMK; translated from the coding sequence ATGGCAAAGCAGCAAATCGGTGTAATCGGTTTGGCGGTTATGGGAAAAAACCTAGCGATGAACATTGAAAGCAGAGGCTATTCCGTTTCCGTATTCAATCGTTCCCCTGAAAAGACAGAGGAATTTTTACAAGAAACAGAAGGAAGAAATTTCAAAGGTACATATAGCATCGAAGAGTTTGTACAATCTTTAGAATCCCCTCGTAAAATCTTACTAATGGTAAAAGCAGGCGGACCAACGGATGCAACAATCGACTCTTTAAAACCTTATCTTGATAAAGGTGACATCCTGATTGATGGTGGAAACACACTTTACACGGATACAATCCGACGCAACAAGGAGCTTGGCGAGCTTGGCTTGAACTTCATCGGTACAGGCGTATCCGGTGGGGAAGAGGGAGCGTTGAAAGGTCCTTCCATCATGCCTGGCGGACAAAAAGAAGCTTACGAACTGGTCGAAGACATCTTAAAGAGCATTTCTGCAAAAGTGGAAGGCGACGCATGCTGCACATACATTGGTCCAGACGGTGCCGGCCACTATGTGAAAATGGTGCATAACGGGATTGAATATGGCGACATGCAGCTGATCAGTGAAGCATACTACTTATTGAAAAATGTTCTTGGTTTATCTGCACAAGAGCTTCACGAAGTGTTTGCAGAATGGAACAAAGGTGAATTAGACAGCTACCTGATCGAAATAACAGCAGACATCTTCACTAAAGTAGATGATGAAACAGGCAAACCGCTTGTGGATGTCATCCTGGATACAGCTGGCCAAAAGGGTACTGGTAAATGGACAAGCAAGAGCGCATTAGATCTAGGCGTTCCACTTCCGATCATCACAGAATCCGTATTCGCTCGCTTCATCTCTGCAATGAAAGAAGAGCGCGTGAAGGCAAGTGGCATCCTGCGTGGACCAGAAGCAGTTGGCTTTACTGGAGACAAGAAAGCATTCATCGAGAGCGTCCGCAAAGCGCTTTACATGAGTAAAATCTGCTCTTACGCACAAGGATTTGCACAACTGCGTGCGGCATCGGAAGAGTACGGCTGGGATCTTAAATACGGCGAGATCGCAATGATTTTCCGTGGCGGTTGCATCATCCGTGCACAATTCTTGCAAAAAATCAAGGAAGCGTACGACCGTGAGGCGGGCCTTGCAAACCTATTGCTTGACCCATACTTCAAAGAAATCGTGGAAAGCTACCAAGGCGGCCTTCGCGAAATCCTTGGCGTTGCGATCCAGCACGGCGTACCTGTACCATCCTTCTCAAGCGCGCTAGCATACTATGACAGCTACCGCTCTGAGACATTGCCTGCAAACTTGATTCAAGCACAACGTGACTACTTCGGTGCCCACACGTATCAACGTGTGGACAAGGAAGGTATCTTCCATACGGAGTGGATGAAGTAA
- a CDS encoding DUF1836 domain-containing protein: protein MTDEKGVWAMAEEWTRMEMAEFLRKMGQGGIPVEYRQTMPKNFQNIFRKKVGEEIGLTMSNIVWLGNQLESADYSEPALKNWVKREIKEYIGAPQVGRKYSIQQVALLFIVKDLKVLLDFEAIRKILGSIFNNPVEREDDIISPIHFYSAYSCLYEQLVSQTELLSEENIKVEIQQYLQKEESFTEEDKGKIFAALMVAILAVRTNFLKAWAKRYVMDGKGKE, encoded by the coding sequence ATGACGGATGAAAAGGGTGTGTGGGCCATGGCCGAAGAGTGGACCAGGATGGAGATGGCAGAGTTTTTGAGGAAGATGGGCCAGGGAGGAATCCCTGTGGAATATAGGCAGACTATGCCGAAAAATTTCCAAAATATTTTCCGAAAAAAGGTCGGGGAAGAAATCGGCCTGACGATGTCCAATATCGTCTGGCTTGGAAATCAACTCGAGAGCGCGGATTATTCCGAACCTGCTCTGAAGAATTGGGTAAAACGAGAGATAAAGGAATATATCGGTGCGCCCCAAGTCGGCCGTAAATACTCCATCCAGCAAGTGGCGTTGCTATTTATCGTAAAAGATCTGAAGGTGCTTCTCGATTTTGAAGCGATACGGAAAATCCTTGGTTCCATTTTCAATAACCCGGTGGAGAGGGAAGACGACATTATAAGCCCGATTCACTTCTATAGTGCTTACTCTTGCTTGTATGAGCAATTAGTGAGTCAAACAGAATTATTATCGGAGGAAAACATTAAAGTGGAAATTCAGCAATACCTGCAAAAAGAGGAAAGTTTTACGGAAGAGGATAAAGGAAAGATATTCGCTGCGTTGATGGTGGCGATCCTTGCCGTTCGCACCAATTTTCTTAAAGCTTGGGCAAAGCGGTATGTGATGGATGGAAAAGGAAAAGAATAA
- the htpX gene encoding protease HtpX, translating to MAKRIFFFILTNVLVLTTISIIFMVTGAGSYIENGSINFGSLLIFSAIIGFTGSFISLLMSRWMAKKMMNVKVIDPDGPMNSQERQIVDMVHRMSRAAGITKMPEVGIYHSPEVNAFATGPSKNRSLVAVSSGLLQEMDDAAVEGVIAHEVAHIANGDMVTMTLLQGVVNTFVVFLARIAAFIASRFVKEEMAPIVHFIAIIVFQIAFSILGSIVVFAFSRYREFHADRGGADLAGKDKMVHALRSLQAYTNRVTEEKDTAIASLKINGKRKSSLFSTHPDLNERIRRLEAK from the coding sequence ATGGCAAAACGTATATTCTTTTTTATCCTTACGAACGTACTTGTCTTAACGACGATTTCCATCATCTTTATGGTGACTGGTGCAGGAAGCTATATTGAAAATGGCAGCATTAATTTTGGCTCCTTACTTATCTTCAGTGCCATCATCGGTTTTACAGGTTCCTTCATTTCCTTATTGATGTCCCGTTGGATGGCTAAGAAAATGATGAACGTAAAGGTCATCGATCCAGATGGTCCGATGAATTCACAAGAGCGTCAAATTGTTGACATGGTTCACCGCATGTCTCGCGCTGCTGGCATCACAAAAATGCCAGAAGTTGGAATTTACCACTCCCCAGAAGTAAACGCATTTGCAACGGGTCCTTCTAAGAACCGTTCATTAGTTGCTGTTTCCTCTGGTTTATTACAAGAGATGGACGATGCTGCCGTTGAAGGTGTTATCGCCCATGAAGTTGCCCATATTGCCAATGGTGATATGGTAACCATGACTTTATTGCAAGGTGTTGTGAATACATTCGTGGTATTCTTGGCACGTATCGCAGCATTTATCGCGTCCCGTTTTGTAAAAGAAGAAATGGCACCGATTGTGCATTTTATCGCAATCATCGTATTCCAGATCGCATTCTCGATCCTTGGAAGCATTGTCGTATTTGCCTTCTCCCGTTACCGTGAGTTCCACGCGGACCGTGGAGGCGCAGATCTTGCCGGAAAAGACAAAATGGTTCATGCATTACGTTCCCTTCAGGCTTACACAAACCGTGTGACAGAAGAGAAGGATACTGCGATTGCTTCTCTGAAGATCAATGGTAAGAGAAAGAGTTCTCTGTTCTCTACTCACCCTGATTTAAATGAGCGTATCCGTCGTTTGGAAGCGAAATAA
- a CDS encoding GlsB/YeaQ/YmgE family stress response membrane protein yields MLGLLITIIIAIVIGMIGSAIAPGRMPGGILGAMLAGLVGAWIGHGLFGSLGPVVADFAIIPAIIGAAIFVFLLTLISRGLRSAT; encoded by the coding sequence ATGTTAGGATTATTAATTACCATTATAATAGCAATTGTAATTGGAATGATCGGTAGTGCGATCGCACCGGGTAGAATGCCAGGAGGAATCTTGGGAGCCATGCTTGCAGGTTTAGTCGGAGCATGGATTGGTCACGGGTTATTCGGTTCTTTAGGACCTGTCGTTGCTGATTTCGCCATTATTCCAGCCATCATCGGTGCCGCGATCTTTGTATTCTTGCTAACATTAATTTCAAGAGGACTTAGAAGCGCGACATAA
- a CDS encoding SRPBCC family protein has translation MPDIQDSVIISKPVEEVFAFASDMDNSTKIMENVVAIEKLTEGPLQVGSKFKETREIRGRQASSIIEFTEYVPSERYVVKSEANGLKVVYHYDFKPTVEGGTKVNFQGDIYTSGIIMKLTKPIIRKILKKEDGDHLNQLKRLIEGTEEVETNKEEE, from the coding sequence GTGCCAGATATCCAGGATTCCGTTATCATCTCCAAGCCGGTGGAAGAAGTTTTTGCTTTTGCTTCCGACATGGACAACTCCACAAAAATCATGGAAAATGTTGTCGCTATCGAAAAGCTGACAGAAGGCCCATTACAGGTAGGAAGCAAATTTAAAGAAACCCGTGAGATTCGCGGGCGCCAAGCTTCATCCATTATTGAATTTACTGAATATGTCCCAAGTGAACGGTATGTAGTAAAAAGTGAAGCTAATGGGTTGAAGGTCGTCTACCATTATGATTTCAAGCCAACTGTTGAAGGCGGCACAAAGGTGAATTTTCAAGGGGATATTTACACTTCCGGCATCATCATGAAGTTGACCAAGCCTATCATTCGAAAAATCTTGAAAAAAGAAGATGGGGATCACCTGAATCAGTTGAAGCGTCTCATTGAAGGTACAGAAGAAGTTGAAACGAACAAAGAAGAGGAATGA
- a CDS encoding VanZ family protein codes for MVKKFLVPIIFSCSLFLLLRPIFAHLTANLHPIVLLVVFVCIFVATTAIYLFVMNLSITIPRSLFYGCFFLYMLALLILLFIRPNDTGMNSVNLLPFDTIHFYFSGNVHWVIAFYNLAANIGLFIPFGILFRTKTSNKLFLLAVPFLLVSAIELSQYLTRRGSLDIDDLILNVLGFYIGYVLYPWFQRVIILR; via the coding sequence ATGGTAAAAAAGTTTTTAGTCCCGATTATTTTTTCTTGTAGTTTATTTCTGTTATTGCGTCCTATCTTCGCACACCTGACAGCCAACCTGCATCCGATTGTTCTTTTAGTGGTGTTTGTTTGCATTTTTGTAGCAACCACCGCTATTTATTTGTTCGTGATGAACCTCTCCATCACTATCCCCCGGAGCCTATTTTACGGATGCTTTTTCCTTTACATGCTCGCCCTGTTGATACTCTTATTCATCCGACCTAATGATACAGGAATGAATTCAGTGAACCTGTTACCCTTTGATACCATCCATTTTTATTTTTCCGGCAACGTCCACTGGGTGATTGCTTTCTATAACTTGGCTGCGAACATTGGTCTTTTTATTCCGTTCGGAATTCTTTTTAGAACGAAAACCTCAAACAAACTGTTTCTTTTGGCCGTTCCTTTTCTGTTGGTGAGCGCCATTGAACTTAGCCAATATCTGACACGCAGAGGGAGCCTTGATATTGATGATTTGATTCTGAATGTCCTTGGGTTTTATATCGGCTACGTCCTGTATCCTTGGTTCCAAAGGGTGATTATACTTAGGTAA
- a CDS encoding M14 family zinc carboxypeptidase, translating into MNVNWRKPFLAFLSVWMLLAVAIPIQGAQAESIVQTVAEEEISTSISTVSMTEKRQMEVQVDFGERIPLEKLEWTFGNKPLDEWKTYNAKDNDYTGEPFITFAEPPAYVGESTTVKAVLDFDLIYGTDNLAPRNIRVLYPEVIGTYELAVTHKESGEKLSKEITYNVYDEYLKYEQLKPELDEITEAAQSENGRFIEYKSLGQSYEGRDIHFITLAKDQAAVDKYLNETLPVALENPAELLQKIEDGTIGDYQVPIWFNNIHPDEVEGVDAQVELFRKLSQDDEITFKTVEENGEEREITLNVEEALEHVIFLFNFTHNPDGRVHNTRANINGFDLNRDNAFQTQQESIYVTEEIAKWSPLSFLDMHGYVSDFLIEPCTPPHNPNFEYDLLLENMLSQAHAMGQAGVANSDYESYAIPYEDYENGWDDMTPAYTAIYSMLHGSLGHTIEVPGLNQQSLYAMVHTGLGATNFVLENKDDLFKQQLELFKRGVEGEDNRAVDQHLVNQNGDIIGRDRGVNENFFPEYYVLPMHDLQKNKWEAAEMVEYLLRNGIKVEKTTSSVEIDGIVYPEGTYVVPMKQAKRGFANAVLYQGDDISDWNAMYDAIVVNFPDLRGFTIEEVRTENAFAGVAEQVLEAEYPTTAVDQNKGHYVVKNVNNEAVKAVNELLSAGKSVSVATADGNGYSKGDYVIHRNDLMAVKDHYYLEVVPLDNKSKVEKLEGAPKVAVIGSGASRFVLKQLGFEITSIEEADVIVDATGQVNKEAIEAGTSYIGIGGRVLQSVKQSGILEGFDFARTNFTHEGLLKTFVNTDSFLTSGYGAEEILYGTTGSWITSVPDGAETLIQVADTDDYFVAGWWPGKENAKGQTWAFTTTVESGANVTLFSNDLLFRAHTEHSYRLLANAILLDEVKESKKGKGKKQR; encoded by the coding sequence ATGAACGTTAACTGGAGAAAGCCATTTTTGGCCTTCTTATCTGTTTGGATGCTTCTAGCTGTTGCGATCCCAATACAGGGGGCACAGGCTGAAAGTATCGTACAAACAGTTGCAGAAGAAGAGATATCGACAAGTATTTCCACTGTTTCCATGACAGAAAAAAGGCAGATGGAAGTCCAGGTGGATTTTGGTGAAAGGATTCCACTGGAAAAGCTGGAGTGGACCTTTGGAAATAAGCCCTTGGATGAATGGAAAACATACAACGCAAAGGACAATGATTATACGGGAGAACCCTTCATTACATTCGCAGAGCCTCCTGCCTATGTTGGAGAATCTACAACCGTAAAGGCAGTCCTCGACTTTGACCTCATATATGGAACAGACAATTTAGCTCCACGGAATATAAGAGTCTTATATCCGGAAGTTATCGGTACATATGAGCTGGCGGTAACACATAAAGAGTCTGGTGAAAAGTTAAGTAAAGAAATTACATACAATGTCTATGATGAATACTTAAAATATGAACAACTGAAGCCGGAATTGGATGAAATAACAGAGGCAGCACAATCAGAAAATGGTAGATTCATTGAATACAAGTCTCTTGGACAGTCCTATGAAGGAAGGGATATACATTTCATTACCCTGGCAAAAGACCAGGCAGCAGTAGATAAATACTTGAATGAGACCTTACCTGTCGCCTTGGAAAATCCGGCAGAGCTTTTACAGAAAATAGAGGATGGAACCATCGGTGATTATCAGGTGCCAATTTGGTTCAATAATATCCACCCGGATGAAGTAGAAGGAGTGGACGCACAGGTTGAACTGTTCCGAAAACTCTCACAGGATGACGAAATTACCTTTAAAACAGTGGAGGAGAATGGGGAAGAAAGAGAAATCACGCTGAACGTGGAAGAAGCGTTGGAACATGTGATTTTCCTTTTCAACTTTACCCATAACCCTGATGGCCGCGTCCATAACACCCGTGCCAATATCAACGGATTTGATTTGAACAGGGATAACGCGTTTCAAACGCAGCAAGAATCTATCTATGTCACAGAAGAGATCGCGAAATGGTCGCCATTGTCCTTTTTGGACATGCATGGCTATGTGAGCGACTTTCTGATCGAACCTTGCACACCGCCACATAACCCGAACTTTGAATATGACCTGTTACTGGAAAACATGCTTTCACAGGCCCATGCCATGGGACAGGCAGGCGTGGCAAACTCTGACTATGAGTCATATGCCATTCCATATGAAGACTATGAAAATGGCTGGGATGACATGACTCCTGCCTACACGGCCATCTATTCCATGTTACATGGGTCGCTTGGGCACACCATCGAAGTGCCGGGATTAAATCAGCAATCCCTATACGCCATGGTCCACACCGGACTTGGGGCAACAAATTTTGTGCTGGAAAATAAAGATGACCTATTCAAACAACAACTGGAATTATTTAAGCGCGGGGTAGAAGGCGAAGATAACCGTGCAGTCGATCAGCACCTTGTCAATCAAAACGGGGATATCATCGGTCGTGACCGTGGTGTAAATGAAAACTTTTTCCCAGAATACTATGTACTTCCTATGCATGATCTGCAAAAGAACAAATGGGAAGCGGCAGAAATGGTAGAGTACCTGTTGAGAAACGGGATAAAAGTTGAAAAAACAACGTCTTCCGTAGAGATTGATGGAATTGTATATCCAGAAGGCACATATGTGGTCCCGATGAAGCAGGCAAAGCGTGGATTCGCGAACGCTGTCCTTTATCAAGGGGATGATATTTCCGACTGGAATGCGATGTACGATGCCATTGTCGTGAACTTCCCTGACCTACGCGGCTTCACGATAGAAGAAGTTCGTACGGAAAATGCTTTTGCAGGTGTGGCGGAACAAGTACTAGAAGCCGAATACCCTACAACAGCAGTGGACCAGAACAAAGGCCACTATGTGGTGAAAAACGTGAACAACGAAGCAGTCAAAGCAGTAAATGAGCTATTAAGCGCTGGGAAATCGGTAAGCGTAGCTACAGCAGATGGCAATGGCTACAGCAAGGGCGACTACGTCATCCACCGTAATGACCTAATGGCTGTAAAGGATCACTACTATTTAGAAGTAGTTCCACTAGACAATAAATCAAAGGTAGAAAAATTGGAAGGTGCACCAAAAGTAGCCGTCATAGGCAGCGGTGCAAGTCGTTTTGTATTAAAACAATTAGGCTTTGAGATCACTAGTATAGAAGAAGCGGATGTGATCGTAGATGCTACAGGCCAGGTGAACAAGGAAGCCATCGAGGCAGGAACCTCCTACATTGGCATTGGCGGGAGGGTCCTTCAGTCAGTCAAACAAAGCGGAATTCTCGAAGGCTTTGATTTTGCCCGGACAAACTTCACACATGAAGGGCTGCTTAAGACATTCGTAAACACAGACTCCTTCCTCACTTCCGGTTACGGTGCGGAAGAAATTTTATACGGAACCACTGGCTCATGGATAACAAGTGTGCCAGACGGGGCTGAAACACTGATTCAAGTAGCCGATACAGATGATTACTTCGTTGCCGGCTGGTGGCCAGGGAAAGAAAATGCCAAAGGCCAGACTTGGGCATTCACCACCACTGTCGAAAGCGGAGCAAATGTCACCCTTTTCTCAAACGACCTATTGTTCCGAGCACACACAGAACACAGTTACCGCCTGCTTGCGAATGCAATTTTACTAGATGAAGTAAAAGAGTCGAAAAAGGGAAAAGGAAAGAAGCAGAGATAA
- the nfsA gene encoding oxygen-insensitive NADPH nitroreductase, with translation MNPTIQTILSHRSVRKFEDRALTDKQIKTIVQSAQAASTSSFVQAYSVIGVKDKEKKKRLAELAGNQPYVEDNGHFFVFCADFHRHAFIGDMETTDVTTSIESTEKFMVAVIDASLAAQNASVAAESMGLGICYIGGIRSNIQEVAELLKMPANTIPLFGLAVGYPAQETGVKPRLPMENIYHEDVYQQDESVFKSQLQDYNEEISAYYHERTKGKRSDTWTSQMANMLREPKRLHMKDFIEKQGFAKK, from the coding sequence ATGAACCCAACCATTCAAACCATTCTATCGCACCGGTCCGTCCGGAAATTCGAGGACAGAGCTTTAACGGACAAACAAATAAAGACGATTGTCCAAAGTGCACAGGCAGCGTCGACCTCAAGCTTTGTACAAGCTTATTCGGTTATTGGGGTGAAAGATAAAGAGAAGAAAAAACGGCTGGCAGAACTGGCAGGAAATCAGCCATATGTAGAAGACAATGGACACTTTTTTGTTTTCTGTGCCGATTTTCATCGCCATGCTTTCATCGGAGACATGGAAACAACAGATGTCACCACATCCATTGAAAGTACGGAGAAATTCATGGTAGCCGTCATCGATGCATCCCTTGCAGCACAAAACGCTTCCGTTGCTGCCGAATCCATGGGTCTTGGCATTTGTTACATAGGAGGGATCCGTTCCAATATCCAAGAGGTGGCAGAACTATTAAAGATGCCAGCCAATACTATTCCATTGTTTGGGCTTGCTGTAGGCTATCCGGCCCAAGAAACCGGAGTGAAGCCTCGTTTGCCTATGGAAAATATCTACCACGAAGACGTGTATCAACAGGATGAATCAGTATTTAAAAGTCAGTTGCAGGACTACAACGAAGAAATCTCTGCCTATTACCATGAACGAACGAAAGGAAAGCGTTCCGACACGTGGACCAGTCAAATGGCGAACATGCTTAGAGAACCAAAAAGGTTGCATATGAAAGATTTCATCGAAAAGCAAGGATTTGCAAAGAAGTAG
- a CDS encoding TetR/AcrR family transcriptional regulator, which produces MNNQDEKKMSEKHRKILEAAIETFAEKGYAATSTNEIAKKAGVAEGTIFRHYRTKKELLLSIVSPTVAKFVAPHMAKSFSKEVLEGEYESYEAFLRKLAYNRYEFINQNFPILKIFIQEVAFHEEFQKPYFTLFKEVILPNFTKVVVHFQEKGDLKNLPPETIIRLTISTIAGTIFTQRFLDIDQDFDQELEVAITFLMDGLKQPKD; this is translated from the coding sequence ATGAATAATCAAGATGAAAAGAAAATGAGTGAAAAGCACCGCAAAATACTAGAGGCGGCCATCGAAACTTTCGCCGAAAAGGGGTATGCCGCAACTTCTACCAATGAAATTGCCAAAAAGGCCGGTGTTGCAGAGGGCACTATTTTCAGACATTATCGAACAAAAAAGGAATTGCTTCTTTCCATCGTTTCCCCGACGGTGGCAAAATTTGTCGCACCACATATGGCTAAATCTTTTTCCAAGGAAGTGCTGGAGGGAGAGTATGAAAGTTATGAAGCTTTCCTGAGAAAACTAGCATACAACCGCTATGAGTTTATCAACCAAAACTTCCCGATCCTAAAAATATTCATCCAGGAAGTGGCGTTTCATGAAGAGTTTCAAAAGCCATATTTCACCCTCTTCAAAGAAGTGATTCTCCCTAATTTCACCAAAGTGGTGGTGCATTTTCAGGAAAAAGGGGACCTGAAGAATCTACCGCCCGAAACAATCATTCGCTTGACGATATCCACCATTGCAGGAACGATCTTTACGCAACGCTTCCTGGATATAGATCAGGATTTTGATCAAGAGTTGGAAGTGGCGATTACATTTTTAATGGACGGACTGAAGCAACCGAAGGACTGA